In a genomic window of Streptococcus mitis NCTC 12261:
- a CDS encoding APC family permease, with protein sequence MNIFRTKNVSLDKTEMHRHLKLWDLILLGIGAMVGTGVFTITGTAAATLAGPALVISIVISALCVGLSALFFAEFASRVPATGGAYSYLYAILGEFPAWLAGWLTMMEFMTAISGVASGWAAYFKGLLSQYGIALPQALNGTFNPQAGTFVDLLPILVLVLVTSLVLLNAKAALRFNSILVILKFSALALFVLVGIWHIKLDNWSNFAPYGFGQIYGASTGIMAGASLMFFGFLGFESISMAVDEVKTPQKNIPRGIVLSLSIVTILYALVTLVLTGVVHYSHLNVDDAVAFALRSVGISWAASYVSLVAILTLITVCISMTYALSRMIYSLARDGLMPAAFKELTKTSKVPKNATILTGLASAVAAGMFPLASIAAFLNICTLAYLIMLAYGLIRLRKEKGMPKAGEFKTPLVPLLPILSIIICLSFMLQYNMETWIAFLVALLVGSIIYFTYGYKHSTIEE encoded by the coding sequence ATGAATATATTTAGAACAAAGAATGTTAGTTTGGATAAAACAGAGATGCACAGGCATTTGAAGTTATGGGATTTGATTTTGCTGGGTATCGGAGCCATGGTAGGGACAGGCGTCTTTACAATTACTGGTACTGCAGCCGCAACTCTAGCGGGTCCAGCCCTAGTGATTTCAATTGTCATTTCTGCCTTATGTGTGGGATTATCAGCTCTCTTTTTTGCAGAATTTGCTTCACGAGTACCTGCTACAGGTGGTGCCTACAGTTATCTCTATGCTATTTTAGGAGAATTCCCAGCCTGGTTGGCAGGTTGGTTAACCATGATGGAGTTCATGACAGCCATATCGGGTGTGGCTTCTGGTTGGGCAGCGTATTTTAAAGGGCTTCTCTCTCAATACGGGATAGCCCTTCCTCAGGCTTTAAATGGTACCTTTAATCCTCAAGCAGGGACGTTTGTTGATTTATTACCTATTCTTGTCTTGGTCTTGGTGACCTCGCTTGTTCTACTTAATGCGAAAGCCGCCTTACGCTTTAATTCAATTCTAGTTATTTTGAAATTTTCTGCTTTAGCTCTCTTTGTTTTAGTAGGAATCTGGCATATCAAGCTTGATAACTGGAGTAATTTTGCTCCCTATGGTTTTGGACAAATCTATGGTGCCAGTACTGGTATTATGGCTGGTGCGTCCTTGATGTTCTTTGGTTTTTTGGGGTTTGAATCCATCTCTATGGCTGTAGATGAGGTCAAGACTCCTCAAAAAAATATTCCTAGAGGGATTGTCTTATCGCTTTCTATCGTAACCATTCTTTATGCCTTGGTGACGCTTGTTTTGACTGGTGTGGTTCACTATAGTCATCTAAATGTCGACGATGCCGTTGCCTTTGCCCTTCGTAGCGTTGGGATTAGTTGGGCAGCTAGTTATGTGTCATTAGTGGCTATCTTAACCTTGATTACGGTTTGTATCTCAATGACTTATGCCCTATCTCGTATGATTTACAGTTTAGCGCGTGACGGATTGATGCCTGCTGCCTTTAAAGAACTGACCAAAACAAGCAAGGTACCAAAAAATGCTACTATCTTGACAGGTCTAGCTTCAGCAGTAGCAGCAGGAATGTTCCCTCTTGCTAGTATCGCAGCCTTCTTAAATATTTGTACCTTGGCCTACTTGATCATGCTGGCTTATGGTCTGATTCGATTACGGAAAGAAAAAGGAATGCCCAAAGCAGGAGAATTTAAAACACCACTGGTACCCTTATTACCGATTTTATCAATCATCATTTGTTTATCATTTATGTTGCAGTATAATATGGAAACCTGGATTGCTTTCCTAGTTGCATTGTTAGTAGGAAGTATTATTTACTTTACTTATGGTTATAAGCATTCTACCATAGAAGAATAA